The genomic stretch CTTCAGGTTGAGAAGCGGGGTTGGGGGACAATGGCAGCTGGCTATTTGGAAATGTTGTAATgtgcatccctcatgactgaaatccctcgtctgtgtggtaatggcTGAATTTTTCAACAGGACACTGCTGCAGTTCCCAATACCCACAAGACAAAGGCTTTTTTCCAGTGGACTAGCGTCACTATTTTGGACCATCCTAcgtgttcccctgatctaaatcaaattgagaacatttggagaTGGATGGCAAGTCATCAAGCATGCCTAAACTCCTAAaggtccaacagtgcaaaatgcagATACTCCtgatttttatccattttccaaatatattgGATTATGTCTatgtttttgtacactgtctcagttattGTGTGGTCAAACATTGCGCCTGACAAACTATTACGTTTGCCCGCGTATCATTCTGCGGAATTGAGTGGTCAACTGATTGTCCCAAACGTTGTGCTCGAACTAGCACACAAACATTACTCTCTAATTCCTGTAATTCTATTCAAGTGTTTTTAAACCATGAGCCATGTTTATGAGAGGAAGCCTCAATGAATTGATCTTGAGTAAGACATGTTTTCCAAATTTAAGTGCATTTCCGCTGCAGTTGGAAAGTTTTGGCTGAGGTCAATGGGAAGTTTTGGTATGTATCACGTTGCCAAATGGGATGTCACAACAACTGCAAGTGTGTGTCATTTATTGCTGAACTATGAAATGAACCATATGTTGCATATTTGTTCCTATCATGCGCACAATGCCAACTACACAATCGAAAAGTGTTAGAATGTGACTTGTTGCACTGAAGATATTACTAATTTAAGCTAATGAAAGACTCAATTTCCTTCCTCACTTACAGATTTCCTTTCTCACAGCACACTCAGTGaatagaggaaaaaaagcaCCAAATCCAGCACCTTGTAAAAGTTGCTCCATACTTCCTGCTGAAGCATGATAGATGACTCAATGACAGCAAGCTGACGTGTGCTTCAGATAGCCGAGTTTGCGTCAGTCCTCACATTTAGGAAGTGGTCCATTTGGCATGACTTCTATCGTGTCATCTAGAAATCACAACATTTAATGTCTTGTCATGCTTGGAGgcttttacttttttgtgtcAGACGATCGTCATCATCGGTCATCACTTCCTATCCCGTTTTCATATGTGCATTGCCACATGCAAGCATGGTATATACATTGTTCATTGGGATTACACTTCAAATATTTAGACTAAAAATGGATTGCGGTTGCCCCTTaataaaaaaaggcaaagaCCCAGTCatgtagggtgctttgtttcAGCACTTGATTCAGGAGAATGATACAGTACGGGGCAAATGGACTGGTTATTACATGGTCTATTGCAAATGTGTCGACAGAGGAccgaagcactgcaggttttctttccaaccagtttctccagcaggtgatttaattaaCGAGCTCgttccctcaaaccaaaggagggttaatcattaaaatcaccttcTTTAGTGACCGGCCGGAACGAAAACCTGCAacgtctcggccctccatggcatgactttgacacccctggtattGTATGATAATTGAGATGGTCTATGAAAAGCTGTGAAATATTTTTGCGGAAATTTTATACAAAACCTGTGGTTTGATTATTTCCATTTTCATTGTTAACTGTCATACACGTGTAAAAATAACTCttattgttaaaatgtaaaaacaataaatcacaGATGTAACATAAATTATGTCAGGTGCAGATTTGTATCTCACCTTTTAATTTGACCTTCTATATTGTCacacaagcgtaaaaagaagttagcGGCTATTACTTGTAGCAgtgtaaaatgttaaaatgacaaCCGTAAGTCTGCATTACttccaaatgtatttttcttcttttaaatacactttgttGAGCCTTGTctttcttttggaataaaaaaaatccacaaaaaagccaaataaaaagaaaacactttgATGTTGAGTTCTCTTGTGATTTCAAAATTCAGTTTTGTGTAACTTGACAGGcatattttacaaaatgttAATTTAGTGTATATGTATCATGCTACAATAAAGGATAATCGTTTTGATAAGTTACATTTACAGCATGTTAATACAAAAAGACATCTTTGTGTTTATGGCTAAACGGTAATTGTGAATTTGATGCCTGCAACACGTTTCAAAGAAAGTAGGACAACTAAAGTGTGGGAAAATTGTGGCGGGCTCAAATAACACCTCTGCAAGGTTTAGCAGGGTTACAGATGAATTGTCAACCAGTTGTATTGGTATAAAAGAGTTTTTGAcaagcagcaacaacaacaatggatgGTTGAGATGCTCACTTCTTTGTGTGTCTTGTCTTTGTGCTGTCTCTGTTTTGAACATGCTTAAAAGgtacaaattacattttttgatatATAAGAACTAGGGCAGTCAATCGATAAAAAGATTTGATTGTGATGAATCGCATTTGTCtacagttaactcacaattaatcacatttaatcgcagatagaaataagtttttatctataataagtagattttattttattttatgtaaaaggatatcaatttcggaactatgggccattatttaaaacaatacagtcagcaagcatatttttgtattactatttttctttattattcacATATTACTGCAGAATCTAATTCAAGTTAAATGGACGACAACATGATGTCAAAGTACTTGTTGTGAAAGGCATTAAGGAACTGGACACATAATGAAGATGATATCATCTAGGCGACAAGGAAATTAAAGACTTGACGCAGTTGGAAGTCAACAGCAATGCACAATAACAACTTCACAATGACGAGACAAATTCAACAATATGAGAAACACATTTAATTCATTGATTCTGATCAATAAGACGTTGCTTAATTTATATCCAAAAATGACTTATGAATTGTGTGATTCAGTCAACATGTTTACTCtagtattcatatatttattcttatttatttttcaatagtTTCTTCCTTTTCCTTAATACAAAACTCCATTTTGTGTCTTTATATTTTTCAAGACCTTCCTTTGTTTTAACacagaagaaaatgtaaatgcaaGCAAGCAAACATATAAAAGTTATAGTGTGAAGGAAATATCAGTAATATACATGGAAAAGAGATATATAGGAGTCAATTATctctgcttcttccgactccttttcagAGGATCagaattgtgcaaatgtaagcTTGTCATTGAGAAATATGATATGTTGAACAATAatgtatgatatttatttaatattgtcaTACACATGTACATCTCGATTTGTTGAAAGTTGTGACTACATCAGTATGAATATGAAATCATTTGCGAGTTGATCAATATGTACAGTACGTACGTATGACCGCGGTCTGAGCAACTTCAAAAATTCAAAAGCCGTAAAACGTATCATACATTCCTATCACATATGCCAGTGGATTACAAATATGTAGTCATTGTGTTTTCCAAATGATCATTCTTAATCGATGACAAATACTGATCGATGAGTGTATGTCATAAAGTTGACCTGTCAGGTTCTCAAACAGCCTCATTTGCTTCTTCACCGTGTAAATTCCCACTCGGCTGCCAAACAAACCCATCTTGCGCAACACCTGCATGTGAGGTGACTCATGCTTGCCTCCTATAAAAGACCAAGACTCTCCTCTTTAGCGCTAGATTCAAACAGCAGAGCTCCAAAGCAGCTGAGAAAAGGGGAAAAGCAAAGAGAGAAGGAAGTACGACAAGGCTCCACTGTTACTTCTTCAGCAAATCTACTGAAACActgctgcatttttttaatactttgagCTATTGTAGCATTTGTCTAACTGCAAAATGATGAGCAAAGTGATCCTCAGTGCTTTGGTTGTCCTCCTGGTCTCTGTAGCCATCAGTGAAGGTAAGGTTACTTACTTACTATATATTGTATTGTGTCTATGGAATTGTTGCATATTCAGACATGCTCATTTTTCACCCATCGCAGGAATGACTCTGAGAAGCTTGGGAGTGGAACTGCACTGCCGCTGCATCCAGACGGAGAGCAAACGCATCGGACGGCACATTGAGAAAGTGGAGCTCATTCCCGCCAACTCCCACTGCGAAGAGACAGAGATCATGTAAGAACTTCAAATCTTCTTGAATGTAACCTCAAAAGGATTGTCCATCCAAGTTATGCATGTTTCTGATGGCTTTTCTGCATCTTTGCAGTGCTACACTTAAAAGGACCGGTCAAGAGGTGTGCCTTGATCCTGAAGCTCCCTGGGTGAAGAGGGTCATTGAGAGAATCCTTGAGAAGTAAGTCTTCTTACTCCTTTTACCAATCAATATTCACACAATTACACCTTAAAagaacttaaaaaataaaacaagagaCAATTTGATTATGCATTTGTACCCTACAATTCATAAATGCAGAAGTTTAACAACAAACTTCTCTTCTCCCTGCAGCAAAAGACGCTGAGCTGAAACCTTGCAGAAAACGGGTCACGGGTTCTCTGAGTTTTTTACCGAAACTTGAAGAAATACCAAAAAAGTGTTGCTATAATCAAGAACAACTTAACTTATTTAAACAGTGGAGCGAATGAACAAGCTTACTTGACCAACCCGATGAAGCTATCAAAAGACACACTATATGTTTGTATCAAACATGTTATTTATTGTCAAGTACGCACTTGTTTGAATGTCACTCCTGTGCTGCTGTGTTGCAGCCACACTGACTGTTATGAACTGTTACTATTCTTGTTGCTTTAACTTatgttttaacatatttaataGTGTATTTATGAATGCATATTTATGAATCTGAATGCACTGTATTTTTCCACTTCAACCTGTTtgattaataataaaagaacatttaaatacatttattattagtcTTTTTCCTCTGTTATCAGGTAACAAAAATTTCACCTTCTGAAATGACCAACCATATATTAACCATATAACACTGTGACTGCCCTCACAAGACTAATAATGCAAAATATAGGCTTTTTAACTAAATGAGGTTTTGATGCATTTGATGCAGTTCAACAATAATTAACATATTCTTAATTTAATACCTCCCTGACACCTCCatctccattttctataccacttatcttccgcaagggtatgctggaacctatcccagctgacttggggcgagaggcgggtgtaCACACTgaactggtcgtcagccaatcgcaGCTGTGTTATGATGTGGTTCCGAATTGTGCTGACATTTTATTCTTGACTATGCCATATTTATAAGTTACCGACCTAagatgaatatgtttttttctggaaacatttttgaagaggaaaaacacattgcaagaagcacacaaaaatatattttttaacatgtgCATTTGCTAATGCTGAATTGAGAATATGCAGAGAtccactatactatactatattgcTTACATCCACCAGGGGGCGAACTTGCAAGGTATCTCAGGGTGGCTCATAGACAGTGGTGTAAAAAAGTGTTTGCTACCattctgatttctttttttttttttgcatgtttgtcacacttaagtgtttcagatcatcaaacaaatgtaaatattagtcaacacaactgaacccaaaatgtaaatttaaatgaaacatgggagaaaaaaaacaatcccatGCTACTGTACATAGTCCCCTAAACCTTTTAACTGGTTGGgacactcatctttgcagaattgttgtcattcagccacacaGGAGGGTTCCTTTTTAGCATGATCCAGCTTTTTGAGGTCACGCTgtagcatctcaataggattcggGTTAGGACTTTGACtataggccactccaaagtcttcttTTTTTCAGCCTTTGAGAGGtagacttgctggtgtgttttggatcattgtcttgCTGCACAACCCGAGTTTGTCACATTGTCCTTcgggatttttttggtagacagcagaattcattaGTCTTCTGCAGGTCCAAAagcaccttccaaaaagttcaagcGTTTGTCTCATTAGACCactgagtattttcccaaagttcTTGGGGATGATCTAAatgttttttgacaaaattgaggcaagccttaatgttttttttttttgttctgcagtgatttttgtcttggaacttTGCCATGTAGGCCGTTTTTGCTCactgtctttcttatggtgcgGTTATAAAAACTGAGGGAAGCGAGACCTCCAGTTCTTTGGactttgttgtggggtcttttgtgaccttttggatgagcCATCACTGTGCTCTTGATTCAcaactgttccatgtttttgtggATAATGGTGCTCAGTGTGGTTTGCTGtgttcagctgtgttgtcattgactaatatttgagTTGTTTTAATGAgctcaaaaatgtaaatgtgacaaaaatacagaATAATAAGAAATCGGGAAGGGGGCTAGTCTAttgttctatttatttatttggcaaTTCAGCTTTGCAACAGAATCTCTCCACGTTAATATtgaatatgttgtttttgtactgTGTTAAAGGAACTGTATGCAGTGAGTTCCTCAGCTGCCTAGAGGGTGCCAACACTCAAATGTgctctaatatatatatatatatatatatatatatatatatatatatatatatatatatatatatatatatatatatatatatatatatatatatatatatatatatatatatatatatatatatatatatatatcctgcCCGGTTTCCTGAGTAAGTAATCTACACCAAACGCAACACACTCGAGCACattagttatgttttttttctcagcaaCTGATAGCAATTTGGCTAAGTTTAGCTGCTAATGTTTGCATCCCTTGAATGTATAAACAATCATAACTACAGCATAACTGCATTTTCTATTTCCTGTCTAAGACTGCTTCTGTGTGTGTACTTGCAGGGACTGCCCTCTCTGTGCATATAGGGCCACCTTTTGCTCGAGGGGACACCACATTTTCAGAGTAGCGGATGTGTGCAATGGATGCGCTACCGTGAGGCAGAGGAGGGAAAAGAGACTTGTAATCTGACCGCACAATTATTGACCGCACTTGacatctgaccaatcagagaggtGCGCGTGCAGGCAGGCTCCCAGAGCTACAGAAGGTGAGATTTCAACATGTCATCCATTCCACATCACGAATCGTGAGCAAGCaggaaaaacaaaggaaaaacacGAGTAAACTTGTGCTTTACTTGAAGGTGGGTATGTTGTTAAAGTAAAACTTTGTAGCATTAACACCTAAATTGCCACTCCTTAGATAGGAATCCTTGTCTGGTTTGTGTCTAGACCAGAGAATAGTATTTTTCCAGTggaaatatgtatgtatttttccattataatacatactgtatatatctttatgtcaatttgttttaaagtgttttccactgggaggacaccaaggcgttcccaggccggATGTGAGACATAAACTCTCCAGCATGTCGTTTGCCCCAGGGCCTTGTCCTGGCTGGGCATgtccagaacacctcaccatgcAGGGAGGTgtctgggaggcatccggactagatgcctgagccacctcaattGACTCCTCTTGATGTGAAGTAGCAGCAAATTTTGtaattgaatatttatttatctcgGGTTGAATTtgttttagggcggcacgggggttgagtggttagcgagcagacctcacagctaggagacctgggttcaattccaccctcggcccaccctctctgtgtggagtttgcatgttctccccgtgcatgcgtgggttttctccgggtactccggtttcctcccacattccaaaaacatgctaggttaattggcgactccaaattgtccataggtatgaatgtgagtgtgaatggttgtttgtctatatgtgccctgtgattggctggcgaccagtccagggtgtaccccgcctctcgcccaaaaacagctgggataggctccagcacccccgcgaccctcgtgaggaaaagcggtagaaaatgaatgaatgaatttgttttattttatttaacccaTATAGCGACTAtaactactatactatattatgaTACTACTATaactactatatatatatatatatatatatagctactatatatatattcatatactaACTACTGGATCTATACTTACAgtacatttgttattattaataacggTCATGTTGCTATATGGTCATTTTGTACTTATGATACATTTGGGATGGGGAGAGGTGTGAGGGTGTGGGGAGGACGGGGGTGGCTCCAAATAACATTTCCTTTACGGTACAATTTTGTCAGGGGCGGCtgcagaatttttttaaaatttcgtAATAGTGaaagatattttatttttttgtacaatctgaTCCATTAAACCATTATTGCTAACGTGCTGcttaatattgtgtattatgTTTATTTCCCTCGATAAATAGTACCTTCGCATGTTGACAGACGTCACTGTGGACCGTAAGGATGATTTTGCGAGCGAGGATGCGGCCGAGGGGGCGGGACTGAGCACACAGCCGGGGGTCGGTGAGCAAGTGCGCGCAAAGAGAGAGCAGCCTCGCCAGCTCACACTCACCACTCACGCAACACCCAAATGCGCCAAACCATGCAGCGTCCACGACAAGGCGACGATTAATAACACTGCCATCACTCGGACCTGAGTGGcttcttatttatttctttatttcgtTGCTGCAACAActatcctcctcctcatcctccatcATATTTGCAGATGAGCGCCGTCTGTGCATGAAAGGCTCGCTTGCAGGTACCACGACAACACCGGACGACTGGTGGCtttgaaagagagagagagagaaaacacCCCAGGGTGCCACTTCCACCATGGCGTTAACGATCTGCACAAGATTTACCGACGAATACCAGCTGTTCGAGGAGCTGGGGAAGTAAGCAATcactattatttgtattattatcaaGTGTGCATCATTCTCGTATTGTAAATGTCAGCGTGTTACGTAATAGGCCGCCTTGATTTTTAAGGACAAGGATTCCTACCACACCCCCGCTCCCCACTCTACCCTACCCCCGTGCGCGTGCGTGTGGCCATATTAACTCACTGGGCATAGGAAGGGGGGAGGTGATACATATTGCCATGTGTAATACAGGCCCGTTTTTAATCCCATATTTTTGTcagaagcagcaaaaaaaaaagtgacgtcACTGCCTCCCTCCATTGCATGTCTTAGGTTTGGATTTTGTCATTTAAGGGTGCCACCATTACTTCTATCCACCCAATATTG from Doryrhamphus excisus isolate RoL2022-K1 chromosome 1, RoL_Dexc_1.0, whole genome shotgun sequence encodes the following:
- the cxcl8a gene encoding interleukin-8, with amino-acid sequence MMSKVILSALVVLLVSVAISEGMTLRSLGVELHCRCIQTESKRIGRHIEKVELIPANSHCEETEIIATLKRTGQEVCLDPEAPWVKRVIERILENKRR